The sequence below is a genomic window from Leptotrichia hongkongensis.
TGTCCAAAAACTAATATTGACATATTTTTTCCTCCTAAATTTTAATCATTTCATATTATTATAACCTATTAATCTTATTTTTGAAATAGAAAAATTCGTTTTTTTTAAAAATTCCCTAAACTTCCAATAATTTCACATCAATTTCATAATCTGCTGAAACTTTTTTGCTTAAAATATCCCTATACTCATTAATCTGTTCCTGATATTTCTCATTCGTTTCAGGCTCAAATCCAGTTTTGTAATCATAAATATAGATTTTCTTATTTTCCTCATCAATGTTAATTCTATCAATGATACGCTTTCTTCCTTCAGAGTCGTAAATTTCAAATTCTGTATAAACTTTGTATTTCTCATTATAAATATCGCTGTTTTTTTCAATAAATTTTTCCATTCGGACAATTAATTCTTCTACAATCTTTTTCCCAAGCATATTTCCATATCGGCTTAAAAGTGCAGATTTTGCAATTAATTTATCATTTTTCAGATTATTTAAAATATGTTCAAAGTAATAGTGCATTGCAAGCCCTTTTTTACGTTTAAATTCCTTTTCCAAAGTTATACTTGATTTTTTTATTTTAAATTTATCATCAGAAAAATAAGTTTTTAATATTTTATTATTTATTTTATTTTCTTCCAATTTAGCATTTTCTTTTAAATTTTCAGAATTTGACACAATTTTTCTTTCTGTTTCAGTAATTTCTCCAATTCCAAATTCTGTGTTTTCATCGTAAACATCAATTAATTTCTTAATTAAATCATCTGAATAGCCATTTTTTGTTATATAAGCCTCAAAGTACAATAGCAGATTTTTTTTAGCACGTGTCAAAGCGACATAATCGGCATTTATTTCTTCCATCTTTTCTTTTTGGACATTTTTTTCAGCGATTATTCCGTATTCTTTTATATTTTTCACATTTTTAGCATATTTTGAAAATGTTATTAAAAAATTAGTTACATTTGTAAAATTTTCATCGTAATCAAAATATGTTTCAAAAGTTTTAAAATTATTTCCGCCAGTTTTTCCTTTTCGATAATAGATTATCGTGTCAAATTCCAATCCTTTGGATTTGTGAATCGTCATCAAATTTATGGCGTTTTCATCCGAACTGCTTATTTGCTTCAAATTATCCTTTTCATCTTCAATATGTACAACAAATTCGTAAAGGTTGTCAAATTCCTTTAGAATATTGAAAAATTGAAAAATATTTTTTATATCGCTGTTTGTTGAATAAAAACTTGTTACGCCAAAATCTTGAATAATTTTTTTTGAAAAGTTTTCTTTTGCATATTTATCATTCAAATTAATTGAAAGTTTGTAAAGTTCCTTTATTTTTTCCAAAATTTCAGAAAACAAAAGTCCATTTCTTTCCATAAAATTAATATTTTTATATTCCAGCAAATTTTGTTTTTTTTCAAAATTTTCCAAGTTTTCTACAAAATATTCAAAACTGTTTTTACTTTTCAAATTTTTACTAGATAACTTAATATTTTTTGTAATATATTTTTCAATTAATTCCTTATTTTCTACCAAATATTTTACGTGATCATTTAGGCAGCCAATCAAATCACTTCGCATAAATTCCAATAAATAAATAAAATTATGATAAACAAAAAATTTTATCAGCTTATACAGCGGTTTAACAGCTCTGTAATCCAGAATCGAAGAGTTGCTTTCAAGCGTAAACGGAATTTTTTCTTCATTTAATCTTGTTGTAATTTCTGAAAGTTCCCTATTTCCACGGCATATTATACAGCTTTTCCCAAAATTCTGAATTTTTCCTTCCTTCAAGTTTCGTATCATTTCCTCATACGCTTTTTCAGGCTTTTCCTCGTCTTCATTATATCTAGACTTTCTTTCCTGAAAATAATATCCAAAATATCCTCTCTGATAATCCTCGTCATCACGATACAACGAATTTGTATATTTCCAGTTTTCATTATAATTAGTAAAAATTTTATTCACATTTTCGATAATCTGCTTGTAGCTTCGATAGGATTTTTTCAGATTCTGAACATTTCCGCCAATTAAATTTTCTAAATTTTCAAAAAGTTCCTTTTCTCCGCCACGCCAATTATAAATACTCTGTTTTTCATCGCCAACACAAATAATATTTTTGGCACTTGAAAGTAGTAATTCTAAAATTTTCCACTGCAAAATACTCGTATCCTGAAACTCATCAATCATAATCGTATCAATCTGCCCACCGATAAGTTCCAGAAAATCCTCCGTAACTGTGCTGCTATTGTTATTATCAGTCTTCACAAATCCTAATTCCTTGTCAAAAATAAACTTATATGTATACGTGGAGATATCAGTGTGAGTAAATCTTTTTGTACTTAATTTCGTATGTTCTGCAATATCGAATATAATTTTTGCCAATTCCTTTATTTTTTTGTCAGTTGGCAATACTTCCTCATTAAAAATATAATTTGAAACTTTTTCTCGCAAAATATCCTGCTCTTCCTTCATTTCATCCAGTAGCTCCTTAACATCTTTCCCACGAGTTTTTCCACCATCCCAAATATTTCCTGTACCAAAAATATCATCAGATTTCTCTAATATTAACTCAATTTTTTTATGTTGAACACTAGATGTATCAAAACTATCTTGATTCAATTCCTCAAACTTTTTGAAAACATCAGTAAATTTCACACTTAATATTTCAGTAGCAGTTTTTCCTTTTATCTCAGCAATTTTTTTCACATTTTCAAAAATATTTTCAAAATTCTCTACAAAACTTCTACTTGATTTATTATTTTTTAAAATTAAATTTGCTTCCTTGTAGTTATCACCAGCCAGTAAAAATTTCTCCTGCATATCCAATAACGATTTCACAATTTTCACATAAGTTGAAATATTTTTTCTGTCTTTTTCCTCATTCAATATAAACTTAAATTTTTCAAAATAATAGCTATTTCCAATTATTTTTATCAAAATATCATTGTAAAACTCATCTTCTTCCTTGTCAATTATTTCATAATTGTAAATACCAAAATATGGAGCAATAGTATTTTTAAAAATTCTGTTTGTAAATCCGTCAATCGTGTAAATCCTGATTTCATCCTTATTTTTTATCATTTCAAAATATACATTTTGTAAATTTTCCTTTAGTATTTCGCTGGCAGAAAATCCATAAAGTTCTTTTAGACTGTCTTTCAATCCTATCCAGTCATATTTTTCAAACGCAATCTGATACAGAAAGTCGTAAATCCGCTCCTTAATTTCCGCAGTAGCCTTTTTCGTAAAAGTCATTACAACGATGTTTTTATAATTTACGCCTCTTATTAAGTTTGCAATATATTCCAGCGATAACCTATAAGTTTTTCCAGTTCCTGCACTTGCCTTCAAAATAATCTTATTTTGTTTATTATCATTTCCGTTATTTATTTTCATCATTTAATTCGTCCTCCCTTCTGCATACATCCTTAAACGTTTGATAAGTGTAATTTTGTACATCTTTTACATCGCCAATATCATAGTAGTCAGTTTCATAATATTTTTTTACAACTTCCCGAATATTCTTTTCACTCAGAAATTCCTCTTCCTTTTCTCTTGTATCCCCAATTATATCACCGTCCCAAACATCTACCACAAATCTCTCTATTTCTTGAACATTTTTTTCAGGCAGCATAACAGAATAATAATCCAGCTGTTTAAAAGCATTTACGACTTTCTCTTTCTTTTCCTCCCCTTTTTTATTTTTCAAAATACCAGATTTATAGTCATACAAAATCTCCTTGTTTTTCAATTTTATATGTAAATCAATCATTCCATTTATAAAAATATTTTCATAAATTTCCTTTTCAGATTTCAGTTTTATTCTTTCTTCTGAATAAATTTCGATTTCTTCTTCGTTTTCCAACGTTTTCATTAACTTTGTCAATATTTTTTCAACAGATTTTACAATTTCCTCAAACGAAACTTTTTTATAAAATTCGAGATATTCTTTCGGAATTTTGTATTCAAACGAATTTAGAATACTTTTCAATATTTTCCTAATTTCCTCGTTATTTATAACAAATTTTCCTTTCTCAAGCATCTCCTTGTTTTCCATCACAATTTTCTCATAAAGCCCGTGAATAATATTTCCAAACATCAGATTGTCAACTTTGTCCTCAATTTTTTCAACTTCTGTATTTCCAATCATTTTTTTCAAATAATATCCATATTCAAAGTTCTGCATCTCCTCAAACGAATAATACCCCAAACTCACTTTTTCAGCCTTAATTTTATCCAAATCCTTTTTCAGCTTCGATGGAATAAATTTTCCAATTTCTCTTGATTCCCAAGACTTTTCCACATTTTCCAAAAAGTATTTCTTAATAAAGTTCAGTTCATCATTCTCATCTATTTTATTTTTTTGTGCCTCTATTGCGTATTTTAACTTAATTTCCTCAACAACTCCAGCAGAATCTATATTTTCATCTAGATTTTTTACATAAGACAGATATACATTTTTTGATCCTAAAATATTTTGATAAAATTTGAAAATCTCAATTTGCTTTTCATCATCACTTACAGGAAGTCCCATTTTTGCACGTTGAATTTTTGTAAATAAATAATTGTTTATGTTTATTTTGGGAAATGTATCCTGAATATTAAGAAATATCAGATTTTCCTTTTGTGTTTCTGAAATTGCTGAAAATGAATTAATTGAATATCTTGAAACATTTTCACTGTCCTGCTCATCGGTTTCCTCAAGATTTAGGCTGATTGCCTTTTTATCCAAATATTTCAAAAACAATTTCAATAAACTTGCCGAAATCCCATTTTCATTAAAAAATCCTTTCCAGAGATTATCAAATGAAAAGTCTTCCAGCACTACCATTTCCGACAATGCCTCAAAATATTTATCTCTTACATTCTTATCCATTTCTCCGCTTCTCTCAAAAATCTTTTCGAGATAATTTCCATATTCTCCAAGCGTCTGATATTCAAAAATTTTTTCAATTTCATCAATAAAATTAATTATTCCAGCAGCTTCAACATCTTTTAGATTTCTAGAAAATTTTCCATTTTGATTTTCCAGAATTCTGAAAATTTCATTTTTTGACATATATCTATAATCTTGTTCCACAAATTCCATAAAAAAATCATACGACTTTTTTAAGCCAAAAATTCTTAGAAAATCGTCAGATTTAAATCCAGAATACAAATCTTTCATTCTAATTCTTAAATCATTCCCAAAATCTTTTTCATCTTTTTTTTCAATATTTTCAAATCTCTCATTATTTTCCAATTTTTTTTCAACAATTTTTACATTTTCCAAAATATTACAAATTAATTCTAATATTTTGTAAATCTTTGTTTTCTTCATTGTAAGTTCCAAATTTGAAGAAATCTTTTCCTGCCTTAAAAGCTGATAATCTTTTTTTCCATCTTCTCCATTCTCCTGCAAATCATAAATTTTATAATTTACTCTATTTTTGATTTTTTCATCATTTTCACTCTCATCCAGTTTTTTTACAAGCCCTAAAACCTGTGAAAATTTATTTTCATACTCAAAAATCTCAATATTTGTCGCAAATTTTTCCAAAAACTCATTTTTCTCAGGCAATGAAAAACTATCCTTTATTTTTAACTTTTCCTCATTAAAATCATTTTCCGAAAGCTGCAAAATATTTTCTACAGCAATCCCTCTGTTTTCAATTTCTCCAATTAACTCCTTTTCAAATGGAGTAATTTTAACTTTATTCACAAAGCAAATTTTAGAAAACTTCTTCAAAAAATTGTCCGAAATATTTTCCACATTTCTAAGCATATATGGTAAAATAAGCCCTTTCTGCTGCACAACTTTTTTCATCTCATTATCAATCTCAACCAAAGTTCCAAAAGTTTCAACTTGCCATTTCTCCAGCTCAATTTTTTCCAGATCAATCTTATATTCCTGCAATTCTGCAAATAAATTGTAGTAATTATAGGCAACATCAATAATATCATAATAGTTATTTACTTTCATATCCTTTTTCAGTTTCTCAGTCAAAGCATTGTAAAACAGCACAACCTGTTTTTCTTCTTTTACCACAATTTTATCAGTAACAAATACATTCTCATAAAAATCATAACTGTTCATCATCTTAAAATTTTGAAAAATTCCCAATTTCTGCTGCATTTCCTCATTCTGTAAAAATTCCCTTTTTATCTCAAAAAACGAAGCCGAATTTTCAAATACAAAAAGCGTATTTTCATTCTTTTCAAACTCTTTAAACAATATATTCTTTAAATCAGAGCCAATCCCTTTATAACTAATTTTCATAATATTCTTTCTCCTTAAATTGAAGATTTATTATTATTATAACATTTTTTCTAAAAAATTGTAAAAGCATACCAAAATCATCTAAAAAGTTAAAAAATCAATTTTTATAAACTTCTATATCTGTTTTTATTGTGCAACTTCTAAATTACAAAACTATTTTAGCACGTATTGAATACGTGAAAATACTTATTTAAAAAATTTTTTATTGAAAAGTTAAACAAAAAAGAGCTTTACAGCTCTTTATTAAAATCAATATTTTTATTTTGTTAACAAACTTAGACAACATTAAATTTAGAAACCTATATATTTCAGCACTTTTCATTTTTGGGGTACTCTAAATTTTAACATTGAGTGGGGTGGAAATTGGAAAATGGTTTTAGTCCCCTTCATTTTTGGGGTACTCTAAATCTAAACATAATATGATTGAGATTGATACTAAGTTTTAGTCCCCTTCATTTTTGGGGTACTCTAAATCAGTATACAGATGAATTATCTAAATATGTAAAGTTTTAGTCCCCTTCATTTTTGGGGTACTCTAAATCAATTGAACAAATTCAACGAGTTAACTAAAAAGTTTTAGTCCCCTTCATTTTTGGGGTACTCTAAATCCCATCGAATTATGGGATAATATTTTATATTTTATTTACTTGTTTATTTAGAGTGTGCCGGAAAAAATTAAATGTATTTTAATAGTTCCCTGACACACTCTAGCGAT
It includes:
- a CDS encoding UvrD-helicase domain-containing protein produces the protein MMKINNGNDNKQNKIILKASAGTGKTYRLSLEYIANLIRGVNYKNIVVMTFTKKATAEIKERIYDFLYQIAFEKYDWIGLKDSLKELYGFSASEILKENLQNVYFEMIKNKDEIRIYTIDGFTNRIFKNTIAPYFGIYNYEIIDKEEDEFYNDILIKIIGNSYYFEKFKFILNEEKDRKNISTYVKIVKSLLDMQEKFLLAGDNYKEANLILKNNKSSRSFVENFENIFENVKKIAEIKGKTATEILSVKFTDVFKKFEELNQDSFDTSSVQHKKIELILEKSDDIFGTGNIWDGGKTRGKDVKELLDEMKEEQDILREKVSNYIFNEEVLPTDKKIKELAKIIFDIAEHTKLSTKRFTHTDISTYTYKFIFDKELGFVKTDNNNSSTVTEDFLELIGGQIDTIMIDEFQDTSILQWKILELLLSSAKNIICVGDEKQSIYNWRGGEKELFENLENLIGGNVQNLKKSYRSYKQIIENVNKIFTNYNENWKYTNSLYRDDEDYQRGYFGYYFQERKSRYNEDEEKPEKAYEEMIRNLKEGKIQNFGKSCIICRGNRELSEITTRLNEEKIPFTLESNSSILDYRAVKPLYKLIKFFVYHNFIYLLEFMRSDLIGCLNDHVKYLVENKELIEKYITKNIKLSSKNLKSKNSFEYFVENLENFEKKQNLLEYKNINFMERNGLLFSEILEKIKELYKLSINLNDKYAKENFSKKIIQDFGVTSFYSTNSDIKNIFQFFNILKEFDNLYEFVVHIEDEKDNLKQISSSDENAINLMTIHKSKGLEFDTIIYYRKGKTGGNNFKTFETYFDYDENFTNVTNFLITFSKYAKNVKNIKEYGIIAEKNVQKEKMEEINADYVALTRAKKNLLLYFEAYITKNGYSDDLIKKLIDVYDENTEFGIGEITETERKIVSNSENLKENAKLEENKINNKILKTYFSDDKFKIKKSSITLEKEFKRKKGLAMHYYFEHILNNLKNDKLIAKSALLSRYGNMLGKKIVEELIVRMEKFIEKNSDIYNEKYKVYTEFEIYDSEGRKRIIDRINIDEENKKIYIYDYKTGFEPETNEKYQEQINEYRDILSKKVSADYEIDVKLLEV
- a CDS encoding PD-(D/E)XK nuclease family protein, whose translation is MKISYKGIGSDLKNILFKEFEKNENTLFVFENSASFFEIKREFLQNEEMQQKLGIFQNFKMMNSYDFYENVFVTDKIVVKEEKQVVLFYNALTEKLKKDMKVNNYYDIIDVAYNYYNLFAELQEYKIDLEKIELEKWQVETFGTLVEIDNEMKKVVQQKGLILPYMLRNVENISDNFLKKFSKICFVNKVKITPFEKELIGEIENRGIAVENILQLSENDFNEEKLKIKDSFSLPEKNEFLEKFATNIEIFEYENKFSQVLGLVKKLDESENDEKIKNRVNYKIYDLQENGEDGKKDYQLLRQEKISSNLELTMKKTKIYKILELICNILENVKIVEKKLENNERFENIEKKDEKDFGNDLRIRMKDLYSGFKSDDFLRIFGLKKSYDFFMEFVEQDYRYMSKNEIFRILENQNGKFSRNLKDVEAAGIINFIDEIEKIFEYQTLGEYGNYLEKIFERSGEMDKNVRDKYFEALSEMVVLEDFSFDNLWKGFFNENGISASLLKLFLKYLDKKAISLNLEETDEQDSENVSRYSINSFSAISETQKENLIFLNIQDTFPKININNYLFTKIQRAKMGLPVSDDEKQIEIFKFYQNILGSKNVYLSYVKNLDENIDSAGVVEEIKLKYAIEAQKNKIDENDELNFIKKYFLENVEKSWESREIGKFIPSKLKKDLDKIKAEKVSLGYYSFEEMQNFEYGYYLKKMIGNTEVEKIEDKVDNLMFGNIIHGLYEKIVMENKEMLEKGKFVINNEEIRKILKSILNSFEYKIPKEYLEFYKKVSFEEIVKSVEKILTKLMKTLENEEEIEIYSEERIKLKSEKEIYENIFINGMIDLHIKLKNKEILYDYKSGILKNKKGEEKKEKVVNAFKQLDYYSVMLPEKNVQEIERFVVDVWDGDIIGDTREKEEEFLSEKNIREVVKKYYETDYYDIGDVKDVQNYTYQTFKDVCRREDELNDENK